TACATAAATGTGATCGCCATTGAACTGGATTAGAAAATTAATTTTCACCATGTATACTACGCGTTCCGCTGCTATTGTGTTCACTATGTACCACGACGCCGCGTAATAAGCAGACACGAAAATTCGATTTGCACAGGCGGCGGTGaacttaataatatattcatGAATTACAAATCAAAGTTGCCGCCATCGCCGTCCATgctcatttattttaaatatgctTCTGGACGTCTTTTAAAAAGGTCGCCAAGTTTTTGTCTAGGAGAACAAAGGTCGGGTTTGTTCTTGTAGCATATGggcatattaaaaaataaacagcaCCATTTGTCTATTTGGATTACCTACTTCTGTTATTGTATAATTGTAAACATAGgaataaaaacacgttttagtACCTACGCATTATATGATCAAGatcatattattttaagtttctgAACAGTGTCGATCTCAGGACTCTCAGGCAATACTTAAGATGGGTCAAAATCACATCATATTTCACAATTATACTTCGCGCCTCGTCCTCGAGATTAGTAACTGAAGATATATATACACTTGTAGTTACGCCGGTAGGTGTCACCACTCTGCACTTAGTTtggagttatttttaaatttttattttttaactagtGGGTATGCCTAGATTCTACCTCCCGGCCGCCATCGCTCCGTCCGTTCATACGCTTTCTAGTGCTCGACCACTCAAGTCACTTCTTAGAAATTTAACTAAGTTTCTTGTTCGTGGAGTCTCGCAAAATGCCGAAACGTAAACGTGTTAAGAAATACGAAGATGACATTGATCATCTACTGCATAAAGTTCGaaaattaaaacgtaaaatacggAATAGTGAAAGTGCTTCTTCACACAGTGGTTCCAATGAGGAATTTATACCACAAGAAACAGGTAAGTCTTTTTAATTTTCGCTtgtgcaaattttaagttgGCCAAGGTTATTAAACCTAGGTATACGTGCATTCAGATTTAGCCATTGGGGATAAATCAAAGCATAAATTGTATCGGTTGGCGTTCAGTTCATTGGGAACTGATACCTAACTAAATGATACGTATCTATTGACTGTATAGAACCACAGTACGAGTTCATacttgtacatacatacatcaatgCACTCCGATTAGCCGTTGGGGCTAAGTCGACGCATGGTATGACGGTTGGCGTACAATTCATTGGGATTTGTAACCTAACTTTAAGATGGGATAACATGCGTTATCTGGTTCAGTTCAGATGATTAGAATATTACTATTCACTATTcagtaataatatatttgagtttatgagtaaaaaatagtaatttatataTGATTAATATATCAGTACGTTTACCTTAAATATAGTCGTGAagattttcttatttaattcattttgctttttaaataaatgagtaagtatataaatataaaagcaaacTAAGTATTGCTTTTTGTTCTCAGCATCACCGGTTTTACGACCAGACGATTGGTTTCCGGAATACCCGGATTATGAACTGAACTACGATCCATACAGTCAGAGTGACCAATATAATGGCGCTGAGTATCTGGAAGACCCTATTGAGGCCGATAATTGTCCTATCGAGGAACCTCAGAATTCTGTTGAAAATGTGATAAAGCCTACTGAGGCTCAGCAAAGCGCTACACAGACTAACACACAGGCCGTGACAGATACAAGCGGCAATGCCGTACCCGGCACGAGCTCCAACGCCATAGCCGGCACCAGCTCCAGCGCCATGCCCGGCGCAAGCGCCACTGCCATACCAGGCACAAGCACGTCCACTGTTGAGCATGCTGACGATAATAAAGTCGCTGACACAATCGATTTGGACGATGAAGTATTGCAAATTCTGGGAGATGACCCCTCGTCGGCCACAATATATGGCAAAGAGGTACGTGCAGAAATAGCTACCCGTTTTACACATGTAGCCATAGAGGGTATAACTAAAGAAATCCGTAAAGACCTCCTTAGTAAATATCTAATCCCTGCTAATTGCGTGAAAATAGGCGCGCCAAAGTTAAACCCTGAGATCAAAGCTGCCATCTCAGAAAACTTTGCTAAACGAGACAAGGGCATCGAGTCCAAGCAAAAGGAAATGGCTAGCGCGATATCATGTCTTGGCGAAATAATTACATCGCAATTAAATTCGAAAGAGAAAAATAACGACCTGTTACAAAAACTTATAGACCTCGGTCGTATTTTGTGCGACTTACAATACGCAGACAGCGTGACCAGACGCAATTTTATACTTTTCTCATTGAAAAAAGATCTCAAAGACCATCTGGCGAATACCAAGATAGACACTTGCCTATTTGGCGAAAACTTGACGGAAACGCTTAAATCAGCGAAAGCCATGATTAAATCCGGCGGAGAGATAAAAGCTCCTGTTCCTAAGCAGCCCGTAGCGCAATACAGGCGGATGAAATCCAGTGTATCGCGGCCTTTAAACCGCCGAGGCCCAGcgccgcgcaggccgccgccgGGCCCGCCACCGCCGGCTCCGACTCCGAGGGGTCGCGCGCCTGCTCCCCGCGCGCCGCCTCCCCCGGCGCCGCCCGCGCGCTACTACAGACCGTCGTACACGCACCagcccccgccgccgccgcgccacTACGGCCACTACTACTAGACACAGTTAAGTATGCCGGCCGTTTATCACTATTTCATGAACAGTGGGCGCTCATTACTAGTGACCGCACCATACTTTCATGGATAGCTGGCTATAAAATCAAATTCTCTGGCCCTGTTGTTCAACATTCTTTGCCCTCAGCGCCAGAATATTCTGATATAGAGAGGTCACATTTTGTAGATGCCATTAACAACCTTTTGCAAGCAGGTGCTATATCCGAGTGTAATCCTTGCGACGGACAATTTGTGTCCGGTATTTTTCTTGTGCCGAAGCCGAACGGAAAAATGCGTTTTATACTCAATTTAAAacagttaaataaatttataaaaactgatCATTTCAAGCTCGAGGATTTGCGAACAGCCGTTAAGCTTTTAACTCCGGATTGCTTTATGGCTACGCTTGATTTGAAAGAtgcgtattttttaataaaaattcacGAGGAATCAAGAAAATACCTtcgttttatttatgaaaataaaatgtatgaatTCAACGTTTTACCGTTCGGCCTCAACACTGCGCCTTATATTTTCACCAAAATCACAAAGCCTATTGTAAAACTATTACGTTCCACAGGCCTCCTCTCTACCCTGTATCTCGACGATTGGTTACTTTTCGGTCAAAGTTACGAACAATGTCTAGAAAACGTAAAATTAACAACAGAATTATTAATTTCGTTAGGCTTTATTATCAATCAAGAGAAAAGTATACTTACACCTATGACGTCATGCAAATTCCTAGGAATGATTATCGATTCACGTCGTTTGCGACTTAGTTTACCTTCTGAAAAACGAGTGCGCATAAAATCTGAGTTAGAactgtttttaaaaattaagcgATGCAAGATTAGACAGCTAGCAAAACTAACCGGCCTACTAGTCTCAGCGTGCCCGGCTATCGAGTACGGATGGCTCTATACGAAGGAACTGGAACGGTGCAAGTTCCTTAACCTACAAGGCCACGATAATTATAATCGTGCAATGAGTATACCCGAGTCCATCCTACCTGACATACATTGGTGGCTAATGAATATCGATAATTCCCATAGTCGCATTCGCACGGATAATTACCAAATTCAGATATTTTCTGACGCCTCAACTACGGGGTGGGGGGCAGCCTGTGGGGGTGATACGGCCAGCGGCCAATGGTCTAGTACTGAACGAgaaaatcatataaattatttagaGCTGCTTGCCGCATTTATTGCTTTAAAAATTTACGCATGCAATTTGTACAATTGCCAGATACTCCTACGATTAGATAATACTACCGCGATAGCGTACATTAACAGAATGGGTGGTATACAATACCCTCATCTTACCCAGGTTACGAGAGAGTTCTGGCAATGGTGCGAACAAAGAAAGTTGTTTGTGTTTGCATCTTATATAAGATCCCGCGATAATGTTATAGCTGATTACGAATCAAGGAGATCACATCCGGATATAGAATGGGAATTGGCTGATTGGGCTTTTAATGAGATAGTGTACAAATTTGGTTTACCGTTAATTGATTTATTCGCAAGTCGTATAAATAAGAAATGCGCAAAATACATTTCCTGGCACAAAGACCCTGATGCCTATGCGGTAGACTCGTTTACTGTAGCCTGGACAGGCATGTTCTTTTACGCTTTCCCACCTTTTTCGATTGTGCTGAAAGCTCTTCGAAAGATTATTTCAGATAAAGCTACGGGTATCATGGTCGTACCTTTGTGGCCAACACAACCATGGTACCCTGTCTTTCGAAGTCTCCTTGTTAGCGAAGTCATAACTTTTCAGCCATGCAGCAATGCTTTAATTTCTCATTCCAGTTCCCAACGAATACACAACTCGATTACCCTGGTTGCAGGGATATTGTGCGGGTCGCGCTATCGAGAAGAAGCCTACCACCATCCTCAATGGACATAATGTTAGCATCTCTATCACCAAACACGATAAAACAATATGATGTTTGCCTTAAAAAGTGGTGgcgcttttgtaaaaataattcagtCGACGTATATGACGCGTCTATTCCGACAGTTGTCTATTTCTTGACCAATTTGTTTAATGAAGGTAGTCAATATGGTACATTAAACGCCTGTAGATCGGCCTTATCTTTAGTCTTAGGTCCAACTATATCACATGATGACAGGCTTCAGAGATTCTTCAAAGGCGTTTTTCGTCTACGACCTCCGACGCCTAAGTACAATGCAACTTGGGATACCAATCTTGTATTAAATCATTTGAGCGATTGGTTTTCTAACGATACATTAAACCTCGATAGGCTTTCAAACAAAACGGTTACATTGCTGGCTCTCACTACGGCTCACAGAGTCCAAACTATatcaaaaattaatataaaaaacattGGAATAACTTCCGAATGTATATCGATTAAAATTccagatattttaaaaacatcgaGACTTGGCTGTAAACAACCTATTATATATCTACCCTTTTTCCGCGAAAACCCTTCCATATGTCCAGCGGAAGCGCTTTCTTGCTACTTGAATAAAACAAAGCCCTTAAGAATATCTGACAGCCTGTTCATCGCTACTAAAAAGCCTCATAAACCAGTAGGCTCACAGACGCTCAGCCGATGGATCAAGCGCACATTGAGCGAGTGCGGGGTCGACACGGCGGCGTTCAGCGGGCACAGCACGCGGCACGCCGCCGTGTCGCACGCGCACGCGAGAGGCGTCAGCGTCGACGCCATTCGCAACACCGCAGGGTGGAGCGGACAGTCCAATACTTTTGCAAAGTTTTACCAAAGGCCAATTTTAAGCAACGAAGACTGTCTGTCTCTGGCGCTAtccgttttaaataaataattaatgaaaaggATATCCAACTCATCCCGTATCGGTTGATTATTAAAAAACTGCTAAGCTTTTGAGAATATGATTAGCAAATAAGAATCATATTTAAAGATCATTCATCACAGATCTTATTAATTATGATAAATGTGTTTTACATAGTCCTTGatattgtaagaaaattgtACCAATTAGTATAATGACTAATTGCGACttcagtttttacttatgtaatttatttctatttcatgcaataaatgattgtaaTATAATGGTATTTAAGGTGTTTAAGATTGACATCCTGCCATTCCTGCCTATAGTGCCCGATCCTAGCTGATAGTAACATATCTACATATCAGTAGATTTTTTGAGTatcatatgtataaataaaattatattttatcatggccgattaggtatttatatagtaCCTATAAATTGTCTAATAATATATAAGAATATCGTCATTGATTGATGATCTTTTAGAAAATATTACTCTCAAAGTCTACAAGTGTATATATATCTTCAGTTACTAATCTCGAGGACGAGGCGCGAAGtataattaatgattaaacgaacttacctgaagtgaagttctatcataattatacgaagcgCCTCGTCCGAAGAGATTAGTAACATAGCTCCCTCCCACCCATCGCTTCGCTCATCCCCTTACAATGTTATACAAAATACATCAATCAATGTACTaccataatatatgtaaaatatttctctCAACTTAATGAACGGACGGAGCGATGGCGGCCGGGAGGTAGAATCTAGGCATACCCactagttaaaaaataaaaatttaaaaataactccaAACTAAGTGCAGAGTGGTGACACCTACCGGCGTAACTACAAGTGTATATATATCTTCAGTTACTAATCTCTTCGGACGAGGcgcttcgtataattatgatagaacttcacttcaggtaagttcgtttaatcattAAATAACTATTAGGTGTGTTATCTTCCTTACTTACcctaaaattgttaatttagaCCTTAAAACTAAGCAAAGAAATGTATACTATCATATAGACACGGACGTAGGTACTCGTGTATAGGCAAACAACAACATCGAAATATACCGTCTCGTCTAAATATTTGATTTGCTCGAGATGACATTTAACTGGGGCTCGAATTATGAACGTCGCGGACGAGTGGGAGATTAAGGAGACTATCCAATATACTAAACTTTTCGTACTTTAGAAAAGCCACGTGGGCTGCCGGGTGTTGACTCCAGAATGATTAAACGCGTTTCAAGATTGATTCTTCATTATCTGCACActtccacattagtttactgcataataagctatcaatattacaAACGGAAGTCCCGATATTTTTTCAACCAGAAATTACATTTTTGATACTGACAGTTCATATTCATAACAAATCTAGACCACATTGGTAACCTGTTAATTCAATCTGAGTAAGTCTTCcgataaaatcaaaattaatagaTCGTAAGCAGCTTTGATTATTAGACCAGCTAGAATAGATACATAACAGCTTTTTCGTTGTAGGTATGTTTCAGTACAAAAACGTGATTATCAAATACAAGGATTTACAAGTATCgaaacatttaatttatttaggtttagtagtacctagtagtagtaatcactttattgtacacaacacaggtttacaaaaataaattacaattaattaacaatGCCACCAAttggtttaatttaattttcatgtaCATATTTTGTAGTCGGTAATATAATTTAGAAatatttagttaagtttaaaatttaccCCCCCCCACCCTcccttacatataatataaacaattattatttacaacgacgggacttaatcgcgtaaaataagtattaaacccacctccgacgtttcgaggacggcgttgtccccgtggtctcggagaagactggctaaagttgacatcaacatcttctaggcgcgcgagtttttcgaactacccgcacttggtcttgtttattaacttgaacgttttgcgcactagggatgttaccgggtcgacacacaacactcacaatattcgatttttcaactttcgatatttggtttcgcttacacttactaatgactgggttccatgtggaatataaacaatattttcgtttacaattctttatttcaataaaatacagTTATATCGTCATATTTAGAATAGTAAGTAAAACGCTTAGGTGATATTTTCTTATCGTGAACAACCCTCTTTATACCAAGTCGAGGCGGAACATTATTACATTTCCCATTACCGACGTACGTGATAAATTTTAGTTTGATTCCATCCGTCTGgtcttaaattaatatatccgCATCGCAAATGTAAACGCAATAGAGTTAGCCTAGGGCTGATTAGTACATTTGCCTATTTCCTTATAGGTACAACATCATCATACAACGTTAGATTTGTTGCTTCAGCTCAGAAACCAACCTATTTTAAGACCATTGAGTTTTTTTCATATGTAAATTAATTCGTTAATTGAaactttttacatatttattttatttctaacatCACTTGAATAAATAACgtctaagtaataaaattaatagtcAAGTTGGTATACAcatttgaaataataaatgGTTGGAAGCTCAGTCAGTTTCTGATTATACTCCTACCCTGATCCCAGCTTAAGTTGAAGTAATTTATTTTCCCACAGTCATCCAGTCACAGTCTCGCGAGCGACACAACTTTTGATTTCTAATTCATGAAAACATTAGAAACTGCTTCAAACTTAAATTGGCTTCCCCTGTACTAAACGCAAAGTTATGTTTTCCTTTGTGTGCAAACATACAGCTTTCGATCGATCTTATTTCACTGAACCAAGGACCAGTTTAGACTAAATACACAATTTTTACACGTATTTTGTAAACTTGTGATTCCTGTAACATTCAGTGGCATTAACAAATATTCTTTGGactaatttgtaaatttatttgaCGTTGGACATAGCCTTAGGGTTCGGGGTGATTGACTGACATTTGGAAATATTGTTAAAGTTGGAATTATCTTAATTTTAATGTACTCCTCAACGGCAACGCGTgtaaaacataaacataatttattttaaaacacgtATTGCatacatttatataaaacaaagacTAAAAGTAGTGATGATTTTGTGTCTCACTAAAACATTTTGAAATACACGGGTACTTATTAGATtgtatatttacaataataaataaagtagaGGTAAAAATCTGGACACCGGGTTAATTTACCATCTTCGGATGTAGCGCGCGAGTGAACAAATAAGTAAATACATGTTAATCTTATCTCATTTTAACGTCCAAACATCATTAATTCGTAACTTAGCACCAGCCTCCATAGTTCATTCCACATagatttttaaactataaaacCACACGTGACATAATATTTGCTAGGCCAAATGCATAATTCCACAGATACCTACACAAAGTGGTACCACATTCGTGGTTTTTCTGTTTACCTTCTTAGCATATCAAAATAACTTACTTGCTACAGATATGTGGCAttgtaaataaatcaaattgtaTACAAACAAACGGCCTATTCGAACTAAATTTTTTTGACGTATGTTAAAGTTAGAATCAGGCCGAAAGTGGTATTTAGATTATATTCGCTTCGCACGGtattcagagggcctaccgcgaatcacgtttgacgtgttgcctccttgtcacacttacgtacgaatttacaagtgcgacaaggaggcaacacgtcgaacgtggtttccGGTAGGCCATCAGAGCTTACTTGCTACACACGACGTGTCGAGGTAGTGCTACAGGCGTCTACGGCGTAGTAACAGCCGTAGACCAATTACCAACTAACTTTCAATGAATGATTCCGGTATTTGAAATTCAAATGTAACGGACCGGACTAACtcatattatataagtataatattatgaTATTGGCTAcggtttttacaagctttttattaacttgc
The sequence above is drawn from the Cydia strobilella chromosome 2, ilCydStro3.1, whole genome shotgun sequence genome and encodes:
- the LOC134749588 gene encoding uncharacterized protein LOC134749588; the protein is MPKRKRVKKYEDDIDHLLHKVRKLKRKIRNSESASSHSGSNEEFIPQETGKSFSSPVLRPDDWFPEYPDYELNYDPYSQSDQYNGAEYLEDPIEADNCPIEEPQNSVENVIKPTEAQQSATQTNTQAVTDTSGNAVPGTSSNAIAGTSSSAMPGASATAIPGTSTSTVEHADDNKVADTIDLDDEVLQILGDDPSSATIYGKEVRAEIATRFTHVAIEGITKEIRKDLLSKYLIPANCVKIGAPKLNPEIKAAISENFAKRDKGIESKQKEMASAISCLGEIITSQLNSKEKNNDLLQKLIDLGRILCDLQYADSVTRRNFILFSLKKDLKDHLANTKIDTCLFGENLTETLKSAKAMIKSGGEIKAPVPKQPVAQYRRMKSSVSRPLNRRGPAPRRPPPGPPPPAPTPRGRAPAPRAPPPPAPPARYYRPSYTHQPPPPPRHYGHYY